In Dasypus novemcinctus isolate mDasNov1 chromosome 23, mDasNov1.1.hap2, whole genome shotgun sequence, the following proteins share a genomic window:
- the DCUN1D3 gene encoding DCN1-like protein 3, which yields MGQCVTKCKNPSSTLGSKNGDRDPSSKSHSRRGAGHREEQAPACGKPGGDILANGTKKAETATEVCQLPTSSGDAGREPKSNAEESSLQRLEELFRRYKDEREDAILEEGMERFCNDLCVDPTEFRVLLLAWKFQAATMCKFTRKEFFDGCKAISADSIDGICARFPSLLTEAKQEDKFKDLYRFTFQFGLDSEEGQRSLHREIAIALWKLVFTQNNPPVLDQWLNFLTENPSGIKGISRDTWNMFLNFTQVIGPDLSNYSEDEAWPSLFDTFVEWEMERRKREGEGRGALSSGPEGLCLEEQT from the exons ATGGGCCAGTGCGTCACCAAGTGCAAGAATCCCTCATCCACCCTGGGCAGCAAGAATGGAGACCGTGACCCCAGCAGCAAGTCACACAGCAGGCGGGGAGCAGGCCACCGCGAGGAACAGGCGCCAGCCTGTGGCAAGCCAGGTGGGGATATCCTGGCCAATGGGACCAAAAAGGCAGAAACTGCCACTGAGGTCTGCCAGCTGCCAACGTCCTCAGGAGATGCTGGGAGGGAGCCCAAGTCCAATGCTGAGGAGTCTTCCTTGCAGAGGTTGGAAGAACTGTTCAGGCGCTACAAGGACGAGCGGGAAGATGCAATTTTGGAGGAAGGCATGGAGCGCTTTTGCAATGACCTATGTGTTGACCCCACGGAATTTCGAGTGCTGCTTTTGGCTTGGAAGTTCCAGGCCGCTACCATGTGCAAATTCACCAG GAAGGAGTTTTTTGATGGCTGCAAAGCAATAAGTGCAGACAGCATTGATGGGATCTGTGCACGGTTCCCTAGCCTCTTAACGGAAGCCAAACAAGAGGATAAATTCAAGGATCTCTACCGGTTTACATTTCAGTTTGGCCTGGACTCCGAAGAAGGGCAGCGGTCACTGCATCGGGAAATAGCCATTGCCCTGTGGAAATTAGTCTTCACTCAGAACAATCCTCCAGTATTGGACCAGTGGCTAAACTTCCTAACAGAGAACCCCTCGGGGATCAAGGGCATCTCCCGGGACACTTGGAACATGTTCCTTAACTTCACTCAGGTGATTGGCCCTGATCTCAGTAACTACAGTGAAGATGAGGCCTGGCCAAGTCTCTTCGATACCTTTGTGGAGTGGGAGATGGAacgaaggaaaagagaaggggaagggagaggtgCACTCAGCTCAGGGCCAGAGGGCTTGTGTCTGGAGGAGCAGACTTAG